Proteins from a genomic interval of Rickettsia sp. Oklahoma-10:
- the ftsA gene encoding cell division protein FtsA: protein MKEKILNFVTLDFGSSKIAVIAAYISKKGEIKVASQNLHHSKGIKSGVISDLKNAETSIVSAIYALEKDCGKNIKKIILSLSGADTKSYYINYTIKINGQTVTQQDFKKLLQKALLEFKVKNQEIIHYFPLEFTLDNNSVENPIGMYGRELSCALHIIAASSNMLSNIVQCFAKCHVEVTNITLAIYASAISCLTNDEKNLGSLIIDMGDKTTSFGIFFAGKLIYTGYINVGSFHISSDIAKVFGIDLVTAEKLKILYGNATIPLFEKDGIINMDDLQVDTHYNLNTSVTIYKLADVISARAEEILSMVKAEYDKATKGQVEVFRVVITGGGSQLRGLKELSNRVFEKQSRIGKPEILAGFVEDYNPAIYSATIGMLKIHALKQQQEFAHIRLDENSSFFKKAFDWFKENV from the coding sequence ATGAAAGAGAAAATATTAAATTTTGTTACACTTGATTTCGGTAGTAGTAAGATTGCTGTAATTGCTGCCTATATTAGTAAAAAAGGTGAGATTAAAGTAGCGAGTCAAAATTTGCATCATTCTAAAGGTATAAAATCAGGAGTTATATCAGATTTAAAAAATGCTGAAACTAGTATTGTGTCGGCAATTTATGCACTTGAAAAAGATTGCGGTAAAAATATAAAAAAAATTATATTATCGTTATCAGGTGCTGATACCAAATCTTATTATATAAATTATACAATTAAAATTAACGGGCAAACTGTAACGCAGCAAGATTTTAAAAAATTATTACAAAAAGCATTGCTTGAATTTAAAGTTAAAAACCAAGAAATTATTCATTATTTTCCTCTTGAGTTTACTCTTGATAATAATTCCGTTGAAAACCCTATAGGTATGTATGGTAGAGAACTTAGTTGTGCATTACATATTATTGCAGCTAGTTCAAATATGTTATCAAATATTGTACAATGCTTCGCTAAATGTCATGTTGAAGTCACAAACATTACTCTTGCAATTTATGCTTCTGCTATTAGTTGTCTTACAAATGATGAAAAAAATCTAGGTTCGCTTATAATCGATATGGGAGATAAAACTACTTCTTTCGGTATTTTTTTTGCAGGTAAATTAATATATACGGGGTATATAAATGTGGGTAGTTTTCATATTAGCTCGGATATTGCTAAAGTTTTTGGTATTGATCTTGTTACGGCAGAGAAATTAAAAATTTTATACGGTAACGCAACTATACCTTTATTTGAAAAAGATGGTATTATAAATATGGATGATTTGCAAGTTGATACTCATTATAATTTAAATACGTCTGTAACAATTTATAAGTTGGCTGATGTAATAAGCGCAAGAGCTGAAGAAATATTATCAATGGTAAAAGCCGAATATGATAAAGCAACAAAAGGACAAGTTGAAGTTTTTAGAGTTGTAATTACCGGTGGTGGGTCTCAGCTTAGAGGACTTAAAGAGCTTTCAAATAGAGTTTTTGAAAAACAGAGTAGAATCGGTAAACCAGAGATTCTTGCTGGTTTCGTAGAAGATTATAATCCTGCTATATATTCGGCAACTATAGGTATGCTAAAGATTCATGCATTAAAACAGCAACAAGAATTTGCTCATATTAGACTTGATGAAAATAGCAGCTTCTTTAAAAAAGCCTTTGATTGGTTTAAGGAGAATGTTTGA